The proteins below are encoded in one region of Sphingobacterium sp. R2:
- a CDS encoding rhomboid family intramembrane serine protease translates to MNNIGLKDFWRQTYKTGSPVPLVISIQACLFVLIYFLDLLFELKIVSQSFLEPLVRGMSLPSSFSRFLEQPWSLFTSNFVYVKLWTILFESLWLYWVGQIFFTFLNKRQFLFIYITSWLFGGILYVGFGSLLPMSSDLQLMGGSLPLAAVLAAIVTLVPKYELRLLLIGNIKLKLIAIIYFGLEFLALTLTNRPAAISYFAVILFGMGFTYALKSGMDWSTIFQKKQNKPAKMKVVVGNNIQTNRKHRYDLPNQAEIDAILDKISVSGYDSLTNPEKETLFRASNSGDKVDG, encoded by the coding sequence ATAAAACTGGATCACCAGTACCGTTAGTAATTAGTATTCAGGCGTGTTTGTTTGTCCTCATCTATTTTTTGGATCTACTCTTTGAATTAAAGATCGTTTCGCAAAGCTTTCTGGAACCTTTAGTGAGAGGAATGAGCCTACCAAGTAGTTTTTCGCGTTTTCTCGAACAGCCATGGTCTTTGTTTACATCAAATTTTGTGTATGTAAAACTTTGGACTATACTCTTCGAAAGCTTATGGCTCTATTGGGTCGGTCAGATTTTTTTTACTTTCTTAAACAAAAGGCAGTTTTTATTTATTTATATCACCTCTTGGCTATTCGGCGGTATCCTCTACGTGGGATTCGGATCGCTTCTTCCGATGTCCAGCGATTTACAGCTCATGGGCGGATCGCTCCCTCTGGCAGCGGTATTGGCGGCTATTGTCACGTTAGTTCCCAAGTACGAATTACGTTTACTGCTTATTGGTAATATCAAATTAAAATTAATAGCCATCATTTATTTTGGGTTGGAATTCCTGGCCCTCACCCTGACAAACCGTCCCGCGGCCATTTCCTATTTTGCGGTTATTTTGTTTGGAATGGGATTCACCTATGCATTAAAATCGGGGATGGACTGGTCCACAATATTCCAGAAAAAGCAAAATAAGCCTGCAAAAATGAAAGTTGTTGTAGGCAACAACATACAGACAAATCGGAAACATCGTTATGACCTGCCCAATCAGGCCGAAATCGATGCCATTTTAGATAAAATTTCTGTTTCTGGCTACGACAGTCTAACGAATCCCGAAAAAGAAACGCTCTTTAGGGCAAGCAACAGTGGTG